In a genomic window of Nostoc sp. UHCC 0870:
- a CDS encoding COP23 domain-containing protein, with amino-acid sequence MTNPKFFINLVLAACTTITSFAYTSPSFSQSTAAKSQPSQVTFVCTKKFDQASGERIPTTAAWIPERRNHVYFIGWKSEYFSGWNPEKRCEHVTQKFQEFYSQNRLNYITSGTHNGYPIICGVTSLGEACNQHNQLFTLKSGLDPKGVIGRLMDIAEGKASDPLLQNSGNQIYIPVQAFLTQSPIINVESSANTQK; translated from the coding sequence ATGACAAACCCAAAATTTTTTATTAACTTAGTCCTGGCTGCTTGTACAACAATTACTAGCTTCGCCTATACCTCTCCTAGTTTCAGTCAATCAACTGCTGCTAAATCACAGCCTTCTCAAGTAACCTTTGTATGTACAAAAAAATTTGACCAAGCAAGTGGCGAAAGAATACCAACCACGGCTGCTTGGATTCCTGAAAGAAGAAATCATGTATATTTCATAGGGTGGAAATCGGAATATTTCAGTGGCTGGAATCCAGAAAAACGCTGTGAACACGTAACTCAAAAATTCCAAGAATTTTACTCCCAAAATCGTTTAAATTACATCACATCCGGCACACACAATGGCTATCCAATTATTTGTGGAGTTACTAGTCTAGGAGAAGCTTGTAATCAACATAATCAACTATTTACCCTCAAATCAGGTCTTGACCCAAAGGGAGTAATCGGCAGACTTATGGATATTGCAGAAGGTAAAGCATCAGACCCACTGCTGCAAAATTCAGGTAATCAGATATATATTCCTGTACAAGCCTTCTTAACTCAATCACCGATTATTAATGTGGAATCATCAGCCAATACCCAGAAATAA
- a CDS encoding S1C family serine protease: protein MKNRLLQFGTLAICTTLTVISSTSIEQILPNNDNTAVAQTAEEGISRQVYQKASPATVTVQTKRGHGSGFVVSQDGLIITNAHVIKPSPSQQENYNPHDFPSVVTVVFADGRKVAADVLGFGRDGLDLAILKIHNQKNLTTLPLAKVGAASVGDRIFALGTPLHTDFKNSFTQGNITRINSADGEIEHDARIMGGNSGGPLLNTQGQVVGVNRAGIGELNTGMNFAISVSQVHSFIAAARRKDVSSIPTIFKPKEKPNPTTISLNGRVINGNLGKNRLIRDNGSFVNLYQFQGRTGQQVVIEMNSQMFNPVLILYQITSDGKHKEVAQGIDKGPGDLNSQIVTTLPEDGVYLIFASSLDPGETGNYILQANTKP from the coding sequence ATGAAAAACCGACTCTTACAATTTGGCACTTTAGCGATTTGTACTACATTGACTGTGATTAGCAGCACTAGTATAGAACAGATACTACCGAATAATGACAATACAGCCGTAGCGCAAACAGCCGAGGAAGGAATTTCGCGCCAAGTTTATCAAAAAGCCAGTCCTGCTACAGTCACAGTTCAGACGAAGAGAGGTCATGGTAGTGGTTTTGTTGTTAGTCAAGATGGGTTAATTATCACCAACGCCCATGTGATTAAACCATCACCGAGTCAACAAGAAAACTATAATCCCCATGATTTTCCTAGCGTCGTAACTGTGGTTTTCGCTGATGGACGAAAAGTAGCGGCTGATGTGCTGGGTTTTGGTAGAGACGGACTAGATTTAGCCATTCTCAAAATTCATAATCAAAAGAACTTGACTACACTACCTTTGGCTAAAGTTGGTGCTGCTTCAGTAGGCGATCGCATTTTTGCTTTGGGAACTCCCCTACATACAGACTTTAAAAATTCTTTTACTCAAGGTAACATCACCCGCATCAACTCAGCAGATGGCGAGATTGAACACGATGCAAGGATCATGGGTGGTAACTCTGGCGGACCCCTACTGAATACCCAAGGCCAAGTAGTGGGAGTGAATAGAGCAGGGATTGGGGAATTGAATACAGGAATGAACTTTGCTATCTCTGTTTCACAAGTCCATTCTTTCATCGCCGCAGCTAGAAGAAAAGATGTTTCTAGCATACCCACCATATTTAAACCAAAGGAAAAACCAAACCCTACGACCATTTCACTCAATGGTCGAGTGATTAACGGTAATTTAGGCAAAAACCGCCTAATTAGAGACAATGGCAGTTTTGTCAACTTATACCAATTTCAGGGTCGGACTGGTCAACAGGTAGTCATTGAAATGAACAGTCAAATGTTCAACCCAGTGTTAATTCTGTACCAAATCACCAGTGATGGTAAACACAAAGAAGTAGCCCAAGGTATTGACAAAGGCCCTGGTGATCTGAACTCACAGATTGTCACTACATTGCCAGAAGATGGGGTTTATTTAATATTTGCCAGTTCTCTAGATCCAGGAGAAACAGGTAATTACATCTTACAAGCGAATACTAAACCTTAA
- a CDS encoding homospermidine biosynthesis protein: MAKHLGKKIAPIPMSADISVVDLIDNYFTAYNSARLREACQIMSRDVLKDGVTVGVSLSGAMTPAGFGVSALAPLIRNGFIDWMISTGANLYHDMHYGLGFELFAGNPFLDDVKLREEGTIRIYDIIFGYDVLLETDAFIRKILQAEPFQKRMGTAEFHYLLGKYVREVEKQLGVQHSCLLATAYECGVPIYTSSPGDSSIGMNVAALALEGSQLILDPAIDVNETAAIAYNAREGDGKSAAVILGGGSPKNFLLQTQPQIHEVLGLEERGHDFFVQFTDARPDTGGLSGATPAEAVSWGKIDPDELPSTIVCYTDSTIALPLLTAYVLNQCQPRPLKRLYDQLPTLFDKLRTDYLAAKDQPAEKVAPDAEVATYPCGTPIRK; encoded by the coding sequence ATGGCAAAACATTTGGGTAAAAAAATTGCCCCCATACCGATGTCAGCTGATATTAGTGTGGTGGATTTAATTGATAATTACTTCACCGCCTACAACTCGGCGCGGTTGCGGGAAGCCTGCCAAATCATGAGTCGTGATGTACTTAAAGATGGTGTCACCGTGGGAGTTAGCCTTTCCGGTGCGATGACACCAGCCGGTTTTGGGGTATCTGCACTAGCACCTCTAATTCGGAATGGCTTCATTGACTGGATGATTAGCACGGGTGCAAATCTTTACCATGATATGCACTATGGCTTGGGTTTTGAGTTGTTTGCCGGCAATCCCTTTTTAGATGATGTGAAATTGCGTGAAGAAGGCACAATCAGAATTTATGACATTATTTTTGGCTATGATGTCTTGCTAGAAACCGACGCATTCATCCGTAAAATCCTACAAGCTGAACCGTTCCAAAAGCGCATGGGAACGGCTGAGTTTCATTATTTGCTAGGTAAATATGTGCGGGAAGTAGAGAAGCAATTGGGAGTTCAGCATTCCTGCTTACTAGCTACAGCCTATGAATGCGGCGTACCTATATATACATCTTCCCCTGGTGATAGTTCCATTGGGATGAACGTAGCGGCGTTGGCGTTGGAAGGTTCGCAGTTGATATTAGATCCAGCCATTGATGTTAACGAAACAGCTGCGATCGCCTACAATGCCAGAGAAGGAGACGGTAAAAGTGCGGCTGTTATTCTTGGTGGTGGTAGTCCTAAAAACTTTTTGCTACAAACCCAACCGCAGATTCACGAGGTCTTGGGATTGGAAGAACGGGGACATGACTTCTTTGTCCAGTTTACTGATGCGCGTCCTGATACTGGTGGTTTATCGGGTGCAACACCTGCGGAGGCGGTTAGTTGGGGTAAGATTGACCCAGACGAATTACCCAGCACTATTGTTTGTTATACAGATAGCACAATTGCCCTACCTTTGCTTACAGCTTATGTCCTCAACCAGTGCCAACCCCGTCCCCTGAAGCGGTTGTATGATCAGCTACCCACATTATTCGATAAACTCCGCACCGATTATTTAGCAGCCAAAGACCAACCAGCAGAAAAAGTTGCTCCTGATGCAGAGGTAGCAACTTATCCCTGTGGGACACCTATTCGGAAATAG
- the sppA gene encoding signal peptide peptidase SppA — protein sequence MNNFLKQTFASLLGTVLGLIIFSGVSTVGFFLLLVAIASSKDPGPVVKDKSMVVFDLSTNITDRKPSSGELLQNTLSGIRDERMTLRSVLDTIEKAKGDSRIVGIYLDATRSTGTSNLGFASLKEIRKALEEFRAAGKKVVAYGVDWGEKEYYLSSVADTVVLNPFGAMEINGLSSQPLFLAGALQKYGIGVQIVRVGKFKGAVEPLLLNKLSPENREQTQKLLDDIWGEWRTTVGKSRKITPQKLQAIADTQASLEATTAKTNGLVDQVAYSDEVVADLKKLTNSDKDDKTFRQINLIDYAAVPNKTLPVERQAKNKIAVVYAEGEIVDGKGESGQIGGDRFATILNKVRQDKNVKAVVLRINSPGGSATASEVMQREVRLTRQVKPVVVSMGDVAASGGYWIASDSNRIFAEPNTITGSIGVFGVLLNGQKLANDNGITWDSVKTARYADSQTFSRPKSPQELALYQRSVDRIYNLFLNKVAQGRKLPSQKVAEIAQGRVWSGVAAKQIGLVDEIGGLNAALTYAAKQAKLGKDWQLQEYPKEGTLGERFFGRAIEEASTVLGVQKSYMKPSNLLTAEFQKIQQELAIMQNMNDPQGIYARLPFNLKIE from the coding sequence ATGAATAACTTTTTAAAACAAACTTTTGCTAGTTTATTAGGAACTGTACTAGGACTAATTATTTTCTCTGGTGTAAGTACAGTTGGATTTTTCTTGTTATTGGTTGCTATTGCTAGTTCCAAAGATCCAGGGCCTGTAGTTAAAGATAAGTCAATGGTGGTTTTTGACTTATCAACGAACATCACCGATAGAAAACCTAGTTCTGGTGAGTTGCTACAAAATACTTTGTCTGGTATCAGGGATGAACGAATGACACTCCGTAGTGTTCTCGACACCATCGAAAAAGCTAAGGGTGATTCGCGGATTGTCGGTATTTATCTAGATGCAACACGCAGCACAGGAACGAGTAACTTAGGTTTTGCTTCCCTGAAAGAAATTCGCAAAGCCTTAGAAGAATTCCGTGCGGCTGGGAAGAAGGTTGTCGCCTATGGTGTGGACTGGGGAGAAAAGGAATATTATCTCAGTTCGGTCGCTGATACTGTCGTCTTGAACCCCTTTGGTGCAATGGAAATTAATGGTTTGAGTAGCCAACCATTATTTCTAGCGGGTGCATTACAAAAATATGGGATTGGGGTGCAGATTGTCCGCGTGGGGAAATTCAAAGGCGCAGTTGAACCCTTGTTACTAAATAAACTTAGCCCAGAAAACCGTGAACAAACCCAGAAGTTATTAGATGATATTTGGGGAGAATGGCGCACGACAGTAGGTAAAAGCCGGAAAATTACCCCACAAAAGTTACAAGCGATCGCAGATACTCAAGCATCATTAGAAGCCACTACAGCTAAAACTAACGGTTTAGTAGATCAAGTAGCATACAGTGATGAGGTCGTGGCTGATTTAAAGAAATTAACTAATAGTGATAAAGATGATAAGACCTTCCGCCAAATCAATTTAATTGATTATGCAGCAGTACCTAACAAGACTTTACCTGTAGAACGCCAAGCTAAGAATAAAATTGCTGTAGTGTATGCTGAGGGTGAGATTGTCGATGGTAAAGGTGAAAGTGGACAAATAGGAGGCGATCGCTTTGCTACTATCTTGAACAAAGTCCGCCAAGATAAAAATGTCAAGGCTGTTGTTTTAAGAATTAATAGTCCTGGTGGTAGTGCTACAGCCTCCGAAGTGATGCAACGAGAAGTCAGATTAACGCGCCAAGTCAAACCCGTTGTCGTCTCTATGGGAGATGTCGCCGCCTCCGGTGGTTACTGGATAGCCAGCGATTCCAACCGCATTTTTGCTGAACCCAATACTATTACAGGTTCAATAGGTGTATTTGGGGTGTTACTAAATGGTCAAAAGCTAGCCAATGACAATGGTATTACCTGGGATTCTGTAAAAACCGCTCGTTATGCTGATAGTCAAACCTTTTCGCGTCCCAAATCACCCCAAGAATTAGCACTGTATCAACGCAGTGTTGACCGTATTTATAATCTATTTCTCAATAAAGTTGCCCAAGGTCGCAAACTCCCATCACAAAAAGTAGCAGAGATAGCTCAAGGTAGAGTTTGGTCTGGTGTAGCAGCTAAACAAATTGGTTTGGTTGATGAAATTGGTGGTTTAAATGCAGCCCTGACATACGCCGCCAAACAAGCCAAACTCGGCAAAGATTGGCAGTTACAAGAATATCCGAAAGAAGGCACATTGGGGGAACGTTTTTTTGGGCGAGCAATTGAAGAAGCCAGTACCGTTTTAGGTGTGCAGAAATCATACATGAAGCCAAGTAATCTCCTCACGGCTGAATTCCAAAAGATCCAACAGGAACTAGCAATTATGCAAAATATGAACGACCCCCAAGGTATTTACGCTCGTTTGCCTTTTAATTTAAAAATTGAGTAA
- a CDS encoding YidH family protein, protein MSKTPKIDRQREHQANERTFLAWLRTSIALIGFGFAIARFGLFLRQLNVVITQKETSVNPWFNSENLGIMLVVFGIVTIALAAWRYNQVFWQIERSDYQPNRWAVWIMTGVVMTLGLLSIPLLLLRNHVSPRPSSPLQRQSRNFDS, encoded by the coding sequence ATGAGTAAAACCCCAAAAATTGACCGTCAAAGAGAACATCAAGCCAACGAGCGGACTTTTTTAGCTTGGTTACGTACTTCTATAGCTTTAATTGGCTTTGGGTTTGCGATCGCTCGTTTTGGGCTATTTTTACGTCAACTTAATGTTGTCATAACACAAAAGGAAACATCCGTAAACCCCTGGTTTAATTCAGAAAACTTGGGGATTATGTTAGTCGTTTTCGGTATTGTCACCATCGCTTTGGCTGCATGGCGTTACAATCAGGTGTTTTGGCAAATTGAACGCAGTGACTATCAACCGAACCGTTGGGCAGTTTGGATTATGACTGGAGTAGTCATGACTTTAGGATTACTGAGTATTCCTTTGCTCCTATTGCGGAATCATGTTTCACCACGTCCATCATCTCCCCTTCAGCGTCAGTCTCGCAATTTTGACAGTTGA
- a CDS encoding calcium-binding protein, whose protein sequence is MKTQIDQLQTYIPSTVSSQELLLIDNVVVGTPFKDVLLGTPLNDLILALAGDDHIIGSFGNDILIGGAGIDTVDYSELGQAVTLEATGILKKGKAGTDRLFEIETIIGAKGKANTIDASTSTGTTTSISVNLAANSLVVNGVPGIGTLNFTVQNFVNVIGTAQNDTIVGDSNNNLLIGGQGNDEIFGLNGDDVVQGGDGDDVIGGGHKGNIFTSRRSDGNDTLYGGSGNDILIGGTGNDLLDGGTGFDTANYSNLGVAITLQTSGIVNKGIAGTDQILNIESIIGAKRQANKIDGSTGTSTTTSFNVNLSTNSLIVNGVPGLGTLNFNVQNFVNVTGTSQDDNIVGNNQSNLLIGGRGNDQISGLGGKDTIIGVDATNRQPGINEVDILTGGADPDKFVLGDQLNPYYVGGGGFLGLNDFAFITDFQTGQDQIQLKKLGNYIFGRNYIAIANQLLLETSKNSDDSLLVATVDEIVKANGVYDASSRSNLESSSIFSSFDIVSIFATSYSLSDIHFV, encoded by the coding sequence ATGAAAACTCAAATCGACCAATTGCAAACCTATATTCCTTCAACTGTATCCTCTCAGGAGTTACTTCTCATTGATAACGTCGTTGTCGGTACTCCGTTCAAAGATGTTCTCCTGGGGACTCCCTTGAATGATCTGATACTTGCCCTGGCAGGAGATGACCATATTATTGGCAGTTTTGGCAATGATATCTTAATTGGGGGCGCGGGAATTGATACAGTTGACTATAGCGAACTAGGTCAGGCAGTTACCTTAGAAGCGACTGGGATTCTTAAAAAAGGCAAAGCTGGCACAGATAGACTATTTGAGATAGAGACTATTATTGGAGCGAAGGGAAAAGCCAATACTATCGATGCTTCCACCAGCACAGGTACAACAACATCCATTAGCGTTAATCTGGCAGCTAACAGTCTAGTCGTCAATGGTGTTCCAGGCATTGGGACGCTGAATTTTACCGTTCAGAACTTTGTCAACGTCATCGGTACTGCACAAAATGACACTATCGTTGGTGATAGTAACAATAACCTATTGATTGGTGGTCAAGGCAACGATGAAATCTTTGGGCTTAACGGTGATGATGTAGTGCAGGGTGGAGATGGTGATGATGTCATTGGTGGAGGACACAAAGGTAATATCTTCACCTCCAGACGTAGTGATGGCAACGATACTTTATACGGTGGTAGCGGTAACGACATCTTAATCGGAGGAACTGGTAACGATCTCCTAGATGGCGGTACTGGTTTTGATACGGCTAACTACAGTAATTTGGGTGTTGCTATTACCTTACAAACGTCTGGTATTGTCAACAAAGGTATAGCAGGTACAGATCAGATCCTCAATATAGAAAGCATCATTGGTGCAAAAAGACAAGCCAATAAAATAGATGGTTCTACCGGCACAAGTACAACAACTTCATTCAACGTTAATCTGTCAACTAACAGTCTGATAGTCAACGGTGTTCCAGGGTTGGGTACGCTGAACTTTAACGTTCAAAACTTTGTTAATGTCACCGGTACTTCACAAGATGACAACATCGTTGGTAATAACCAAAGTAACTTATTGATTGGTGGTAGAGGGAATGACCAAATTTCTGGTCTTGGTGGTAAAGACACCATCATTGGCGTTGATGCTACAAATCGCCAACCAGGTATCAACGAAGTAGATATCCTCACCGGAGGTGCAGACCCAGATAAGTTTGTGCTAGGAGATCAGCTAAATCCTTACTATGTAGGAGGTGGAGGCTTTTTAGGTCTGAATGACTTCGCCTTCATCACAGATTTCCAGACTGGTCAGGATCAAATCCAACTGAAAAAGTTAGGAAATTATATCTTCGGACGCAACTATATTGCGATCGCTAATCAATTACTATTAGAGACTAGCAAAAACTCTGATGATTCTCTGCTAGTCGCCACTGTGGATGAGATTGTCAAAGCTAACGGTGTGTACGATGCTTCTAGTCGGAGTAATCTAGAATCTTCCTCAATATTTTCTAGTTTTGATATCGTCTCAATTTTTGCCACTAGCTATAGCCTCAGTGATATTCACTTTGTCTAA
- a CDS encoding DUF937 domain-containing protein yields the protein MGLFDQILGAVSNPNLQGNMGQIETIVKTVQDLSNTTGTDPATIQSVVGVVGNYVRGALQQKQATEGNESAQALVNQYAGTSFDPQAVNSLFSPNTQQQVAGVTAQRTGLDASTIQQLLPVVVPLVLNLLKSGTNAQNPQTAGNPILNNFLDADGDGDVDIADAIQMASRYMSR from the coding sequence ATGGGACTGTTTGATCAAATTCTCGGTGCTGTGAGCAACCCTAATTTACAAGGTAATATGGGTCAAATAGAAACTATTGTCAAAACTGTACAGGATTTGAGTAATACAACTGGCACAGATCCTGCAACTATCCAATCTGTTGTGGGTGTTGTGGGTAATTATGTACGTGGTGCGTTGCAACAAAAGCAAGCCACAGAGGGCAATGAATCAGCCCAAGCTTTAGTAAATCAGTATGCGGGGACTTCTTTTGATCCCCAAGCCGTCAATTCGCTATTTTCTCCAAACACACAACAGCAAGTAGCAGGAGTAACAGCCCAGCGTACTGGTTTAGATGCTAGCACTATTCAACAATTGCTACCTGTGGTTGTGCCTTTAGTGCTGAATTTGTTGAAATCTGGTACTAATGCCCAAAATCCTCAAACTGCCGGTAATCCTATACTGAATAACTTTTTGGATGCAGATGGAGACGGCGATGTTGATATTGCTGATGCTATCCAAATGGCTAGTCGGTATATGAGTAGATAG
- a CDS encoding YcjF family protein — MPLSRLVTLIVGLIVILGLALWLIDSLSRLYWQLSYSPLLGNLLLLLLILLVGGLVAAFVYYVLVLQAGEQRSRRSRKRVTPAQIPVVKSDAASSTLQAVRQQVAQIQDEVTRQALLSRTKEIESNLARGEIQVVVFGTGSAGKTSLVNAIMGRMVGKVDAPMGTTTVGETYCLRLKGLERKILITDTPGILEAGVAGTEREQLARALATEADLLLFVVDNDLRRSEYEPLKGLAEIGKRSLLVLNKTDLYTDEDKESILARLRQRVRGFIATNDVVAIAAHPQSAQLETGETFQPESDIVPLLRRMAAILRAEGEDLIADNILLQSLRLGEEARKLIDAQRRRQADKIVDRFQWIGAGVVSVTPLPVVDLLATAAVNAQMVVEIGRIYGCELNMERGRELALSLAKTIASLGIVKGAIQLLTTALQLNVATFVIGRAIQGVTAAYLTRIAGKSFIEYFRHDQDWGDGGMTEVVQRQFQMNRRDEFIKAFVQEAIAKVVKPLTQKSEVVDEEIER; from the coding sequence ATACCTTTGTCGCGCCTAGTTACATTAATTGTTGGTTTAATCGTCATTCTGGGACTCGCCCTGTGGCTGATTGATTCCCTATCTCGCCTGTATTGGCAATTATCCTATTCCCCATTGTTGGGCAATTTGCTGCTGTTGCTGCTAATTCTCCTTGTTGGTGGTTTAGTTGCAGCCTTTGTCTATTACGTCTTAGTATTGCAGGCTGGTGAACAGCGTTCCCGCCGTAGCCGGAAACGGGTGACACCAGCACAGATTCCCGTTGTCAAATCTGACGCGGCTTCTTCTACCCTGCAAGCTGTACGCCAACAGGTAGCCCAAATTCAAGATGAAGTCACACGCCAAGCTTTACTAAGTCGGACAAAAGAAATTGAATCTAACTTAGCTAGGGGTGAGATTCAAGTTGTGGTATTTGGGACGGGGAGTGCAGGCAAAACTTCCCTGGTAAATGCGATTATGGGGCGGATGGTAGGCAAAGTAGACGCGCCAATGGGGACAACTACCGTCGGGGAAACCTACTGTTTACGGTTGAAAGGATTAGAACGCAAAATCTTAATTACCGATACACCGGGAATTTTAGAGGCTGGGGTGGCGGGAACGGAACGAGAACAATTAGCTAGGGCGTTGGCGACAGAGGCAGATTTACTATTATTTGTGGTGGATAATGACTTACGCCGTTCAGAATATGAACCGTTGAAGGGTTTAGCAGAAATTGGTAAGCGATCGCTTTTAGTTCTCAATAAAACCGACCTGTACACCGATGAAGATAAGGAGTCGATTTTAGCACGACTGCGGCAACGGGTGCGGGGATTTATTGCTACAAATGATGTCGTAGCGATCGCAGCTCATCCCCAATCGGCTCAACTAGAAACCGGGGAAACCTTCCAACCCGAATCAGATATTGTCCCCTTACTGCGCCGCATGGCAGCAATTTTAAGGGCTGAGGGTGAAGATTTGATAGCAGATAATATTCTTTTACAATCTCTGCGGTTAGGAGAAGAAGCCCGTAAACTCATCGATGCCCAACGCCGCCGCCAAGCTGATAAAATTGTTGATCGTTTTCAGTGGATTGGGGCTGGCGTAGTATCAGTTACGCCTCTGCCTGTAGTAGATTTACTAGCAACAGCCGCCGTCAATGCCCAAATGGTCGTAGAGATTGGCAGAATCTATGGTTGTGAATTGAACATGGAACGGGGAAGAGAGTTAGCCCTGTCATTAGCCAAGACTATTGCTAGTTTGGGTATAGTTAAAGGAGCAATTCAACTACTAACTACGGCTTTGCAGTTAAATGTAGCTACATTTGTAATTGGGAGAGCCATTCAAGGGGTGACAGCTGCATATTTAACCAGGATTGCCGGTAAAAGTTTTATTGAATATTTCCGCCATGATCAAGACTGGGGTGATGGCGGTATGACAGAAGTTGTACAGCGACAGTTCCAAATGAATCGCCGGGATGAATTTATTAAAGCATTTGTGCAGGAGGCGATCGCCAAAGTCGTCAAACCACTCACACAAAAGTCGGAAGTTGTGGACGAAGAAATAGAAAGATAG
- a CDS encoding serine/threonine-protein kinase, protein MSHHMIGKLLQARYQIIQSLGAGVFGQTYLAVDINYPHTPQCVVKQLKVNNLHPSYLDTIRLRFLTETSTLQRLGTNAQIPEFIACFEENERFYLVQEYISGHSLTAELPISQQWGCLWSEEEVMAFLEDALGILEFVHSQGVIHCDIKPENIIRRAVNGKLVLIDFGSIQSINFGMDGDLSIYQAPTTSLGYIPPEQFIGQTQPNSDIYALGMIAIQALTGLEPLQLKVDPQTNEMIWRSSDTPVSDYLAAILSQMIRYNYQERFESAADVLRVLRQMVWESTLAQCPPTSESEQTQAEPTSTSSPLLTGIKVGLAVNSLLMGVGTYSLLHSAPTPTETDILYKATKQYQAGDLQEAITLAKSIPSYSNVYPDAQATIETWQQQWRVAAQQYSLAEQALAEGKWSDVIKVANEVPDILYWQVKVNELTQRAKGNIEAETQKLLAKAYAKAEARDFSTALEYLRQIPKESTAGALVQKKLVEYNQKRQVRAAYFLHQARKQASLGNFDHAVNFLRKIPKDTPVYAQAQVKLNEYSQKLRPQNQSQNLAYSVLSSTRNTPPVMRVENVQPDNYLQEVNIN, encoded by the coding sequence ATGAGCCACCACATGATCGGTAAACTACTACAAGCACGCTACCAAATTATCCAAAGCTTGGGTGCAGGGGTATTCGGACAAACTTACCTAGCGGTAGATATCAACTACCCACACACACCTCAATGTGTAGTGAAACAACTTAAGGTTAACAATTTACACCCCAGCTACCTCGACACCATCAGATTACGTTTTCTGACGGAAACCTCAACCCTCCAGCGTCTAGGAACTAACGCCCAAATTCCCGAATTTATCGCTTGTTTTGAGGAAAATGAGCGGTTCTATTTGGTACAAGAATATATTTCAGGTCATTCCTTGACTGCGGAACTCCCCATTAGTCAACAGTGGGGGTGTTTGTGGAGTGAAGAAGAAGTCATGGCATTTTTAGAAGATGCTTTAGGAATTTTAGAATTTGTTCACTCCCAAGGTGTCATCCATTGCGATATTAAACCAGAAAATATTATTAGACGTGCTGTTAACGGCAAGTTAGTCCTGATTGACTTTGGCTCGATCCAATCAATCAATTTTGGCATGGATGGCGACTTATCGATTTATCAAGCTCCAACTACTTCCTTGGGTTACATCCCGCCTGAGCAATTTATTGGTCAAACTCAGCCCAATAGTGATATATATGCTTTGGGGATGATTGCAATTCAGGCTTTAACTGGCTTAGAACCACTGCAATTAAAAGTAGATCCTCAAACTAATGAGATGATTTGGCGTTCTTCTGATACACCAGTTAGTGATTATCTAGCAGCTATCCTCAGCCAGATGATCCGCTACAATTACCAAGAACGTTTCGAGTCGGCGGCTGACGTGTTGCGTGTCTTGAGACAAATGGTGTGGGAAAGTACACTCGCACAGTGTCCGCCAACATCAGAGAGTGAACAGACGCAAGCAGAACCAACTTCCACATCATCACCATTACTCACAGGAATTAAAGTCGGACTGGCGGTAAATTCTTTATTGATGGGAGTCGGAACTTATTCTTTATTACATAGTGCGCCGACACCTACAGAAACAGATATTTTATATAAAGCCACAAAACAATATCAAGCTGGGGATTTACAAGAAGCGATCACACTTGCTAAATCGATTCCATCTTATAGTAATGTTTATCCAGATGCTCAAGCCACTATCGAAACCTGGCAACAGCAATGGCGAGTAGCTGCACAACAATATTCTCTAGCTGAACAGGCTTTGGCTGAGGGTAAATGGTCGGATGTGATCAAAGTAGCTAACGAAGTTCCTGATATTTTATATTGGCAAGTCAAAGTTAATGAATTAACACAACGAGCCAAAGGGAATATTGAAGCAGAAACACAAAAATTATTAGCTAAAGCCTACGCCAAAGCTGAAGCCAGAGATTTTTCCACAGCATTAGAATATCTGCGCCAAATTCCCAAAGAAAGCACAGCTGGAGCTTTGGTACAAAAAAAATTAGTCGAATACAATCAAAAACGCCAAGTTAGAGCCGCCTACTTTTTACATCAAGCTCGTAAACAAGCATCTCTTGGTAACTTTGATCACGCTGTAAATTTTCTCCGCAAAATTCCCAAAGATACCCCTGTATATGCTCAAGCTCAAGTCAAGCTGAATGAATACAGCCAAAAGCTACGTCCTCAAAACCAAAGCCAAAACTTAGCCTACAGCGTGCTTTCCTCAACTCGAAACACCCCACCAGTGATGAGAGTGGAAAATGTACAGCCTGACAATTACTTACAGGAAGTTAATATTAACTAG